A region from the Benincasa hispida cultivar B227 chromosome 8, ASM972705v1, whole genome shotgun sequence genome encodes:
- the LOC120082508 gene encoding external alternative NAD(P)H-ubiquinone oxidoreductase B3, mitochondrial — translation MPTNAFYSRVSRLFHDHPSLSRLLVLVTVSGGSLVAYADASPTNGVPSIASKDNVDEKKKKVVVLGTGWAGTSFLKNIKDPSYEVQVISPRNYFAFTPLLPSVTCGTVEARSIVEPIRKIVRKKRVDIRFNEAECYKIDAENRKLYCRSNENTNLNGKKEFVVDYDYLVIAVGAQVNTFNTPGVVENCHFLKEVEDAQRIRRTVIDCFERASLPTLDEEDRKKILHFAVVGGGPTGVEFAAELHDFVNEDLVKLYPGLQDFVKITLLEAGDHILNMFDKRITTFAEEKFRRDGIDVKTGSMVIKVTDKEISTKEMKNGEISSMPYGMTVWSTGIGTRPIIKDFMTQIGQANRRALATDEWLRVEGCDNVYALGDCATVNQRKVMEDISAIFNKADKDNSGTLTVKEFQEVIDDICERYPQVELYLKNKQMHNIVDLLKESKGDVAKESIELDIEEFKSALSQVDSQMKNLPATAQVAAQQGAYLAHCFNRMEECEKYPEGPLRFRGSGRHRFRPFRYKHLGQFAPLGGEQTAAQLPGDWVSIGHSSQWLWYSVYASKQVSWRTRALVITDWTRRFVFGRDSSRI, via the exons ATGCCAACCAACGCTTTTTATAGCAGAGTTTCCAGGCTTTTCCATGACCACCCTTCCCTTTCCAGGCTCCTTGTTCTTGTCACCGTTAG TGGGGGGAGCCTTGTAGCATATGCTGATGCCAGCCCAACCAATGGTGTACCCAGTATTGCATCTAAAGACAATGTAgatgagaaaaagaagaaggtggtAGTGCTTGGAACTGGTTGGGCGGGAACAAGTTTCTTGAAGAATATAAAAGATCCCTCCTATGAGGTTCAAGTGATATCACCTCGTAATTATTTTGCATTCACCCCATTATTGCCAAGTGTAACATGTGGTACAGTGGAAGCCCGTAGCATTGTTGAACCGATTCGTAAAATTGTGAGGAAG AAAAGGGTTGACATAAGATTCAATGAAGCAGAATGCTACAAGATTGATGCTGAAAATAGAAAACTCTATTGCCGATCTAATGAAAACACCAATCTGAATGGGAAAAAAGAATTTGTTGTGGACTACGACTACCTAGTGATAGCCGTGGGAGCACAAGTTAATACATTTAATACCCCTGGTGTTGTGGAGAATTGCCATTTCTTGAAG GAAGTGGAAGATGCTCAGAGAATACGAAGAACTGTAATCGATTGTTTTGAGAGGGCAAGCCTGCCTACCCTGGATGAAGAAGATAGAAAGAAAATTCTTCATTTTGCTGTTGTTGGTGGTGGCCCCACTGGTGTGGAGTTTGCAGCAGAACTTCACGATTTTGTTAATGAGGACTTGGTCAAATTATATCCTGGACTTCAAGATTTTGTAAAAATTACTCTTCTTGAGGCAGGAGATCATATCTTGAACAT GTTTGACAAAAGAATTACTACTTTTGCTGAAGAAAAATTCCGAAGAGATGGTATTGATGTTAAGACAGGATCAATGGTAATCAAGGTAACTGATAAAGAGATTTCTACCAAGGAAATGAAGAATGGAGAAATATCTTCTATGCCTTATGGAATGACTGTATGGTCAACTGGTATAGGAACCCGTCCGATCATAAAGGACTTTATGACACAGATTGGTCAG GCTAACAGGCGTGCTTTGGCAACCGATGAATGGCTTCGAGTTGAGGGATGTGACAATGTATATGCACTTGGTGACTGTGCTACTGTAAATCAGCGAAAAGTCATG GAGGATATTTCAGCAATTTTTAACAAGGCAGACAAAGACAATTCTGGGACACTTACAGTAAAAGAATTTCAAGAAGTCATTGATGACATATGTGAAAGATATCCCCAGGTGGAGCTATACTTGAAGAATAAGCAGatgcacaacattgttgatcttTTAAAAGAATCCAAAGGGGATGTGGCAAAGGAGTCTATCGAATTGGATATTGAAGAGTTTAAATCAGCACTTTCCCAAGTTGATTCTCAAATGAAAAACCTTCCTGCTACCGCGCAG GTGGCTGCACAACAAGGTGCATATCTTGCCCATTGTTTTAACCGTATGGAAGAGTGCGAAAAATATCCTGAAGGTCCTCTTAGGTTTAGGGGATCAGGACGCCACCGCTTTCGGCCCTTTAG GTACAAACATCTTGGACAATTTGCACCGTTGGGAGGAGAACAAACGGCTGCACAACTTCCTGGGGATTGGGTTTCCATTGGCCACAGCTCTCAGTGGCTCTGGTACTCTGTCTATGCAAG TAAGCAAGTTAGTTGGCGTACAAGAGCACTGGTGATTACGGATTGGACGAGGCGTTTTGTTTTCGGGAGAGATTCGAGTCGCATATGA